DNA from Litoribacterium kuwaitense:
TTGGAGACAAGCCACGCCGCAATATGTTGTTGGACATAAAGAACGAATTGAACAACTAAAATCAGCCTTGAATGAGCACTATCTACGGTTTGTACTAGCTGGATCTTCATACGATGGTTTAGGCTTACCCGACTGCATTACACAGGCGAACAAGGCCGCAGAGACGATGCTGTCATTCGTTCAGGATAAAAAGATCTTATCTTAAATAGGCGACCCTGCTTTCTTTTTAGAAATGCAGGGTCATTTTAACGTTCTTCCGATCTGCTAACGTGTCATCATTTCCCAAAGATAACAATCATTATGGAACCTCTTACTCAGCCGTAAAGGTGATCAACAATAGGGAGATCACAGGTCGTGTTTTGGCTTTGCGTTTAATAAGCCGTATACGTCTCGGTAACGCTTCAGCAAACGGAGCCATGCGGGTGAAAGCATTGTCAAAAAAATCACGTTGGATACTGCGTGAGCGGCATCAAACCAAATACTTTGCACATACGTAAAGGCGATCACTTCCCATGAGAGTGTATCTAAGAAAGGGAGAAGAACAGACAAGTTCATCCACCAACCGAATAGCAATCCTGTCACAGCCCCGTATATCGAGAGCGGCGTTCTTAAAGTGAGGCGGTCGTGCCGCCCTAGCCATCCCGCACCAACCCCCATCATTCCCCAGGCGACCATTTGAAAGGGCGTCCACAGCCCTTGACCGAGAAAAATATTTGATGCACAAGCTGCGACCGCACCGACTAAAAATCCTGCGGTCGACCCAAAAGTAACCCCTGTCATAATGACGACAAACGATGTTGCCTGAATAGAAGGAAGGGCAGCAAAGGGCAAACGCCCGAGGGCTGCAATGGCAGCCAAGCTCGACAGGAGGACAACCTCCCGCGCTTCTAAGGCCCTTTGTTCCAAATGGAGAACGAAGCTCAGCAGTGTACCGACAAAAAGCATAACAATAGAAAGTCCGTATTTTGCATACCACAGAAATAGTCCGGCGAGCGAAAAGGACAAAAAGGACAAGGAGAGCAGTATACGTTTTACGCCCATCTTTCTAGTGCCTCCTCAAGCGTTAAAATGTCTTTTGCATAGGGCTGCAGGGCGCGGTGAATTGCCGTTGTATAAAATGCATTATCCGTAAGCACCTCAGTGGGCGACCCCTCTAACAATAGACGCTGGGCAAATATCATAGTGCAGCGATCAGCAGTCCGCGCTGCAAATTCGATATCATGTGTAGAAAAAAGCACTGCTGTTCCATTCTCCGCCCATTTTTTTAGGAGCATATGAAACTGTTTCTTTTCCGCATGATCCAGTCCCTTTGTCGGTTCATCTA
Protein-coding regions in this window:
- a CDS encoding ECF transporter S component → MGVKRILLSLSFLSFSLAGLFLWYAKYGLSIVMLFVGTLLSFVLHLEQRALEAREVVLLSSLAAIAALGRLPFAALPSIQATSFVVIMTGVTFGSTAGFLVGAVAACASNIFLGQGLWTPFQMVAWGMMGVGAGWLGRHDRLTLRTPLSIYGAVTGLLFGWWMNLSVLLPFLDTLSWEVIAFTYVQSIWFDAAHAVSNVIFLTMLSPAWLRLLKRYRDVYGLLNAKPKHDL